A window from Anaerolineae bacterium encodes these proteins:
- a CDS encoding fumarylacetoacetate hydrolase family protein, which produces MRLCRIRPVGTEPALCFYYDDWAVPVSNMHLLNHMAAYGSLPLLPDPSREVLSYLPPHWANYQILQQLELLADTSESEEELRISLDDVWLDLPVPMPHKVLCLAGNYAEHVQESGGTPIGKEQTFPFFFMKPPTTTVRPAGYAIALPANSPDHIDWEVELTVVIGAYAKDVDAEDASDIIAGYTVGLDISNRRLRLNPNRVEQERTAFHEWLCGKWHDGFAPVGPCIVPNDGTFDPTQADISLSVNGEVMQQSNTANMVFDVYEIVSYASKIMTLEPGDLIMTGTPSGVGSARGVFLKSGDQLAARIDGIGTLEATIS; this is translated from the coding sequence ATGAGACTGTGCCGCATCCGGCCAGTAGGCACTGAGCCCGCCCTGTGTTTCTATTACGACGACTGGGCCGTGCCAGTATCCAACATGCACCTGCTCAACCACATGGCAGCCTACGGGTCGCTGCCGCTGCTACCCGATCCCTCTCGAGAAGTGCTGAGCTACCTGCCTCCTCACTGGGCCAATTACCAGATCCTCCAGCAGCTGGAGCTTCTGGCAGACACCAGTGAGTCAGAGGAGGAACTGCGCATCTCCCTGGACGACGTATGGTTGGATCTGCCGGTGCCCATGCCCCATAAGGTCCTCTGTCTAGCCGGGAACTACGCCGAGCACGTCCAGGAGAGCGGTGGGACGCCAATTGGCAAGGAGCAGACCTTTCCGTTCTTCTTCATGAAGCCGCCGACGACCACAGTGCGGCCGGCCGGGTATGCCATCGCTCTCCCGGCAAACTCCCCCGACCACATAGACTGGGAGGTAGAGCTCACCGTGGTCATCGGGGCCTACGCCAAGGACGTGGACGCAGAAGACGCCAGCGACATCATCGCCGGGTACACCGTAGGGCTGGATATCAGCAACCGCCGGCTCCGGCTGAACCCGAATCGTGTAGAACAGGAACGCACCGCCTTCCACGAGTGGCTGTGCGGCAAGTGGCACGATGGCTTCGCCCCGGTGGGCCCCTGCATCGTCCCCAACGATGGCACCTTCGACCCCACCCAGGCAGACATCTCCCTCTCCGTCAATGGCGAGGTGATGCAACAGAGCAATACGGCCAACATGGTGTTCGACGTGTATGAGATCGTCTCCTATGCCTCCAAGATCATGACCCTCGAGCCGGGCGACCTCATCATGACCGGGACGCCCTCAGGCGTCGGAAGCGCCCGAGGAGTGTTCCTCAAGAGCGGCGATCAACTCGCCGCCCGCATTGACGGTATCGGTACCCTGGAGGCAACCATCAGCTGA
- a CDS encoding methyltransferase has protein sequence MTSEKRTGDLDYLLTMPMGLDVVAVEELPARAPGSSLRARRSTEIRVSYAGPPADLAAMRSISDAWVVVREVGGIGPYYRDLRALAAAVARTDLGPAIARLRQVGLSTRRPLTFGVTCSMRGRRAYRRADVLQVTREGLAAHLYLRPARGSSPALRFWLHLEGEQARLCLALTSRPVGLRERAVSLPASLPGPVAYAMAHLTRPQARDLFVDPVCGSGSIPLERAENWRYAIILAGDSDHQAVMAARANFGPRHKPRGILRWDATSLPLSAGSVDAMACNPPHGIRMRPEQDLGTLYRGILAEAARVLCRDGRLTFLTPLRDVTDGALRDLACLRIERCFVIDLLGQRPYLYIIRRS, from the coding sequence ATGACGAGCGAAAAGAGAACCGGTGACCTCGATTACCTGCTCACCATGCCCATGGGCCTGGACGTGGTAGCAGTGGAGGAACTGCCCGCTCGCGCTCCCGGCTCCTCCCTCAGAGCCCGGAGAAGCACCGAGATCCGGGTCTCCTACGCCGGCCCTCCCGCCGACCTGGCCGCCATGCGCTCCATCTCCGACGCCTGGGTCGTGGTCCGGGAGGTTGGCGGCATTGGCCCTTACTACCGAGACCTACGCGCGCTCGCTGCCGCGGTGGCCCGCACCGACCTAGGACCGGCGATAGCCCGCTTGAGGCAGGTTGGGCTCAGCACGCGTCGCCCCCTTACCTTCGGCGTCACCTGCTCCATGCGGGGCCGGCGCGCCTACAGGCGTGCCGATGTGCTTCAGGTCACCCGAGAGGGACTTGCAGCCCATCTCTATCTGCGGCCGGCTCGAGGTTCCTCCCCAGCCCTGCGCTTCTGGCTCCACCTGGAGGGGGAGCAGGCTCGACTCTGCCTGGCCCTCACGTCGCGACCGGTCGGCCTCCGGGAGCGAGCTGTCAGCCTCCCTGCTTCCCTTCCCGGACCCGTCGCCTACGCCATGGCCCACCTGACCAGGCCCCAGGCGCGGGACCTGTTCGTGGATCCGGTCTGCGGCTCGGGCAGCATCCCCCTAGAGAGGGCTGAGAACTGGCGCTACGCCATCATCCTGGCAGGCGATTCGGACCACCAGGCCGTGATGGCCGCTCGTGCCAACTTCGGCCCCCGGCACAAGCCACGGGGCATCCTCCGGTGGGATGCCACGTCGCTCCCTCTCTCTGCCGGTTCCGTGGACGCCATGGCCTGCAACCCGCCCCACGGCATCCGGATGCGGCCGGAGCAGGACCTCGGCACCCTGTACCGCGGCATCCTGGCCGAGGCCGCCCGCGTCCTCTGCCGGGACGGCCGCCTCACCTTCCTTACCCCGTTGCGGGACGTGACGGACGGAGCTCTGAGGGACTTGGCCTGCCTGCGTATCGAGCGCTGTTTCGTGATAGACCTGCTCGGACAGCGACCCTATCTGTACATCATCCGAAGGAGCTGA
- a CDS encoding polysaccharide biosynthesis tyrosine autokinase: MSPSYIWQALRRRAWLLALTLLVGAAIALWYTLAQPPTYSAEATVSIVSTNPTADPQVAVELADALAPTLVAYMGTQTFAGEVILRSELTMTPADLLRHVVVWHVPGTHLLRIRASSQYPQQAERVANGVAHTLIAQTSGPTRAVTGVQPAYSQELAGLAASARDELNFYLDLAEELRVRLAEYRSQPPSPSRDQGLADLSAQLLSVQETVNSLRQWLLQLNGSGAAESPYVVSVLDPAAVPLAPVPRPFMTNLLLGLGVSLVIGLALALVPESLDYTVATPEELEDTLGVTVLGAVARIGGQDTEDDPIERLVARNYPRSPVAEAFRTLRTNIRFARPDMRRGSLLITSAQPGEGKSLVASNLAVAVAQEGRTAILIDADLRRPSLHRFFGLPNRVGFTSLIMDENLRLTDALHDTDVPGLRVITSGPLPPNPLDMLASQRAQELLSGVKELCDMLILDSPPVLSVTDALLLATHADAALLVTAARTTRRDLVVKAYQTLRRSAVDIIGAVLNKVRQSDLGYYYSHYYYGYYYGAPGEVPEEIPVVGRMHEPGEKAAQSR, from the coding sequence ATGAGCCCGAGCTACATTTGGCAAGCTCTCAGACGCAGGGCCTGGCTGTTGGCCCTCACGCTGCTTGTGGGCGCCGCCATCGCACTCTGGTACACCCTGGCTCAGCCGCCCACCTACTCCGCCGAAGCCACCGTCTCTATCGTCAGCACCAATCCTACCGCCGATCCTCAGGTCGCCGTTGAGCTGGCCGATGCCTTGGCGCCCACTCTGGTGGCCTACATGGGCACCCAGACCTTCGCTGGCGAGGTGATCCTGCGTTCGGAACTGACCATGACGCCGGCCGATCTCCTCCGTCACGTGGTGGTCTGGCACGTGCCCGGCACTCACTTGCTGCGCATCCGCGCCTCGTCGCAGTATCCCCAGCAGGCCGAGAGAGTGGCTAACGGAGTGGCCCACACCCTCATTGCACAGACTAGCGGCCCTACCCGGGCTGTCACGGGGGTGCAGCCGGCCTACTCCCAGGAGCTGGCGGGCCTGGCCGCCAGCGCCCGCGACGAGCTCAACTTCTACCTCGACTTGGCCGAGGAGCTGAGGGTACGTCTGGCCGAGTACCGCTCTCAGCCCCCGTCGCCCAGTCGCGACCAGGGCCTGGCCGATTTGTCGGCCCAGCTTCTCTCTGTTCAGGAGACCGTCAACTCGCTTCGCCAATGGCTCCTGCAGCTGAACGGTTCCGGCGCAGCCGAATCCCCCTATGTCGTGTCGGTGCTGGACCCGGCTGCAGTCCCTCTGGCGCCGGTGCCTCGCCCCTTCATGACCAACCTTCTGCTGGGCCTGGGCGTTTCGCTGGTGATAGGGCTGGCCTTAGCTCTAGTTCCCGAGTCGCTAGACTACACCGTGGCCACCCCGGAGGAGCTGGAAGACACTCTGGGGGTTACTGTGCTGGGTGCCGTGGCTCGCATCGGCGGTCAGGACACCGAAGACGACCCTATCGAGCGGCTGGTGGCCCGCAACTACCCTCGCTCGCCGGTGGCCGAGGCTTTCCGCACCCTCAGAACCAACATCCGCTTCGCTCGTCCTGACATGCGCCGTGGCAGTCTTCTCATCACCAGCGCTCAGCCAGGTGAGGGGAAGAGCCTCGTGGCCTCCAACCTGGCCGTCGCCGTAGCCCAGGAAGGCCGGACGGCCATTCTCATCGATGCTGATCTCCGCCGCCCGAGCTTGCATCGCTTCTTCGGCCTGCCCAACCGGGTCGGCTTCACTAGCCTCATCATGGACGAAAACCTGCGCCTGACCGATGCCCTCCACGACACCGATGTTCCCGGTCTGCGTGTCATCACTAGCGGGCCGCTGCCGCCCAATCCGCTGGACATGCTTGCCTCCCAACGGGCTCAGGAGTTGTTGTCCGGAGTGAAAGAGCTGTGCGACATGCTCATCCTAGATAGCCCGCCGGTGTTGTCGGTGACTGATGCGCTTCTGCTGGCCACACACGCCGACGCCGCTCTGCTGGTCACCGCCGCACGCACTACCAGGCGCGACCTGGTGGTCAAGGCGTACCAGACCCTGCGGCGCAGCGCCGTGGACATCATCGGAGCTGTACTCAACAAGGTCCGCCAGTCCGACCTGGGTTACTACTACTCCCACTACTACTACGGCTACTACTACGGCGCTCCCGGAGAAGTCCCCGAGGAGATCCCGGTGGTAGGCCGCATGCACGAACCCGGGGAGAAGGCAGCCCAAAGCCGATGA
- a CDS encoding MATE family efflux transporter, with the protein MPAQTETAVATPVRPARRVAVPESADRVGRAVNSLAWPVILENLFQTALGTANMMMVGSLGAAAIAGVGSATQIVFVLQAAFGAVTTGTTVLIARAIGAHQDEEANLITKQSMVLGLILAVALGVVGYYYSYQLIALLGAEPEVVRLGGGYLRITMVSGVVLLGMFVISGALRGAGDTRTPMVVTGLINLVNIAISYVLIFGKLGLPTLGVDGAAWGAAVSRTIGTAILVGILVRGKGALNIRGLDGWLPHPRTCWRITRLGTPSMIEQLAMSGGMLIYGVIAISLGTTVYAAQRITFQALSISFMPGMGFAMASTAMVGQCLGAKRHDLSELSSWYAVKMAVIWMSTMGIVMALFGHPIMRLFTDDLEMIHMGAAALKVIALSQPFMAVSQVLAGSLRGAGDTRFPMISTAMGVWLVRLPLGYLFGPVLGWGLSGLYISNVLDGVARGIAQFLRYRSGRWRSIEV; encoded by the coding sequence ATGCCCGCACAGACAGAAACTGCTGTGGCCACACCGGTCAGGCCCGCTCGCCGGGTGGCCGTCCCCGAGTCGGCCGACCGGGTCGGGCGCGCGGTTAACTCGCTGGCCTGGCCTGTCATCCTCGAGAACCTCTTTCAGACTGCACTCGGCACCGCCAACATGATGATGGTGGGAAGCCTGGGCGCAGCCGCCATCGCCGGTGTGGGTTCAGCTACCCAGATCGTCTTCGTTCTCCAGGCCGCCTTCGGGGCCGTTACCACCGGCACTACCGTCCTCATCGCCCGAGCCATCGGGGCCCATCAGGACGAGGAAGCCAACCTGATCACCAAGCAGTCCATGGTGCTGGGGCTGATACTGGCAGTTGCCCTGGGCGTGGTCGGGTATTACTACTCGTACCAGCTCATTGCCCTGTTGGGTGCCGAGCCGGAGGTAGTGCGGCTCGGTGGGGGCTATCTGCGGATCACCATGGTCTCCGGGGTGGTGCTGCTGGGCATGTTCGTCATCAGCGGCGCGCTACGTGGGGCGGGGGACACTCGGACCCCCATGGTGGTTACCGGCCTCATCAACCTGGTCAACATCGCCATCTCGTACGTCCTCATCTTCGGCAAGCTGGGGCTGCCCACTCTGGGCGTCGACGGAGCCGCCTGGGGCGCGGCTGTCTCTCGTACCATAGGGACTGCCATCCTGGTGGGGATTCTGGTCCGGGGCAAAGGTGCCCTCAACATTCGCGGCCTTGACGGCTGGCTGCCCCATCCCAGGACGTGCTGGCGCATCACTCGGCTAGGCACGCCCTCTATGATCGAGCAGCTGGCGATGAGCGGCGGCATGCTCATATACGGCGTCATCGCCATCTCGTTGGGCACCACTGTGTATGCTGCCCAGCGCATCACCTTCCAGGCTCTCTCCATCTCCTTCATGCCCGGCATGGGCTTCGCCATGGCCTCCACCGCCATGGTGGGTCAGTGTCTGGGCGCCAAACGACATGACCTGAGCGAGCTCTCGTCCTGGTACGCCGTGAAGATGGCCGTCATCTGGATGAGCACTATGGGCATCGTCATGGCCCTCTTTGGCCATCCCATCATGCGCCTCTTCACCGACGACCTCGAGATGATTCACATGGGCGCCGCCGCACTCAAGGTCATTGCCCTGTCTCAGCCCTTCATGGCGGTCTCCCAGGTCTTGGCGGGGAGCCTCAGGGGAGCGGGCGATACCCGCTTCCCCATGATCAGCACCGCTATGGGAGTGTGGCTCGTCCGTCTGCCACTGGGCTACCTCTTCGGCCCAGTGCTGGGCTGGGGGCTGTCAGGGCTCTACATCTCCAACGTCTTGGACGGCGTCGCCCGCGGAATTGCCCAGTTCCTCCGCTACCGCTCGGGGCGCTGGAGAAGCATCGAGGTCTGA
- a CDS encoding NADH:flavin oxidoreductase, whose translation MPELLEPVVVAGMSLRNRLMRSATAERLAEPDGTPLPQLADMIASLARGGVGLIVLGHTFVRPDGKASRGMAGIWRDDQVPAFSRVAQAAHEEGSRVAVQINHAGRQANPELIGGQPIAPSTLAPSEWTPVARGLEASEIPELIDAYAQAARRVKEAGFDAVQIHGAHGYLIGQFLSPHANRRNDEWGGSLQIRSRFLREVAHAVRAQVGAGYPVLIKLGLADFIPGGLLLEEGLAVVEQLAEMGLDLVEISGGAGAGNAREGIRRPEDEAYFLPWAREARRRTDLPLALVGGFRSLAVMQGALDEGAADLISLSRPLIREPDLPLKLARGESVRAACVSCNLCSKNNQEPTRCWANGSLVSGKW comes from the coding sequence ATGCCCGAACTGCTTGAGCCGGTGGTCGTGGCCGGCATGAGCCTTCGCAACCGTCTGATGCGTTCGGCCACGGCCGAACGCCTGGCCGAACCCGACGGCACCCCTCTGCCCCAGTTGGCCGACATGATAGCATCCCTGGCGCGGGGAGGCGTTGGTCTGATCGTACTGGGTCATACCTTCGTGCGCCCGGATGGCAAGGCCAGCAGAGGGATGGCGGGGATCTGGCGCGACGATCAGGTGCCGGCCTTCAGCCGCGTCGCTCAGGCGGCGCACGAAGAGGGCAGTCGGGTGGCGGTGCAGATCAATCACGCCGGGCGGCAGGCGAATCCAGAGCTGATCGGCGGCCAGCCCATTGCGCCTAGTACTCTGGCGCCGTCCGAGTGGACGCCCGTCGCCCGAGGCCTGGAGGCCAGCGAAATACCCGAGCTGATCGATGCCTACGCCCAAGCAGCCCGTCGAGTGAAGGAGGCCGGTTTCGATGCCGTCCAGATCCACGGCGCCCATGGCTATCTCATCGGCCAGTTCCTCTCGCCCCACGCCAACCGCCGGAACGACGAATGGGGCGGCAGCCTCCAGATCCGGTCGCGATTCCTGCGTGAGGTGGCGCACGCGGTCCGAGCTCAGGTTGGCGCCGGCTACCCCGTCTTGATCAAGCTAGGGCTGGCGGATTTCATCCCAGGGGGGCTGCTGCTGGAGGAAGGTCTGGCAGTGGTGGAGCAGCTTGCCGAGATGGGCCTGGACCTGGTGGAGATCAGTGGCGGTGCCGGCGCGGGGAACGCGCGGGAGGGGATCCGTCGCCCGGAGGATGAGGCCTACTTCCTGCCTTGGGCACGGGAGGCCAGGCGGCGGACCGACCTTCCACTGGCCCTGGTGGGCGGGTTCCGATCGCTGGCTGTGATGCAAGGGGCGCTGGACGAGGGAGCGGCGGACCTGATCAGCCTGTCTCGGCCTCTCATACGGGAGCCCGACCTGCCCCTCAAGCTGGCTCGGGGGGAGTCAGTCCGGGCGGCATGTGTCTCGTGCAACCTGTGCAGCAAGAACAACCAGGAGCCGACTCGCTGCTGGGCGAACGGAAGCCTGGTGAGTGGCAAGTGGTGA
- the der gene encoding ribosome biogenesis GTPase Der, which translates to MVRPIVALVGRPNVGKSTLFNRLVGRRQAIVEDTPGTTRDRLYGEAEWAGVEFVLVDTGGMEVIPASGAEGQWQPLAAGSVPYVQAMKAQAEIAIQEADLVVLVVDAAAGLTAADEAVAEILRRTDKPVLLAANKADSPAVRQSAAEFYALGLGHPFPVSAIHGTGTGDLLDEIVARLASTAPTEEAEAEGIQIAIVGRPNVGKSSLLNCILGEERVIVSDIPGTTRDAIDTQVSFQGQTLTLIDTAGIRRRGKVEPGIEKYSVLRALRAVERADVALLLLDATQMVTAQDAHVAGYILEARKSVVVVVNKWDLAPAGEQARADALRQIRAELRFLDYAPVHFASALTGKGVFQALATAVEVYQQRHQRVPTAALNRLIREAVTRINPPSKGGRRLRIYYATQADVDPPTFVLFVNDRRLAHFGFTRFIENRIREQYPFTGTPIVIEYRHDERKENR; encoded by the coding sequence ATGGTGAGACCTATCGTGGCTCTAGTGGGACGGCCCAACGTGGGCAAGTCCACCCTGTTCAACCGACTGGTCGGGCGCCGGCAGGCTATCGTCGAGGACACCCCCGGCACCACCCGGGATCGTCTGTACGGCGAGGCCGAGTGGGCCGGCGTCGAGTTCGTGCTGGTTGACACCGGCGGCATGGAGGTCATCCCCGCCTCGGGCGCTGAAGGCCAGTGGCAGCCCCTGGCGGCTGGCTCTGTACCCTACGTCCAGGCCATGAAGGCCCAGGCCGAGATCGCCATCCAAGAGGCCGACCTGGTGGTGCTCGTGGTGGATGCCGCCGCCGGGCTCACCGCCGCCGACGAAGCAGTAGCCGAGATACTCCGCCGCACCGACAAGCCCGTCCTGCTGGCCGCCAACAAGGCCGACAGCCCAGCGGTGAGGCAATCGGCCGCCGAGTTCTACGCCCTCGGCCTGGGTCACCCCTTTCCCGTCTCTGCCATCCACGGCACCGGCACCGGGGATCTGCTGGATGAGATCGTGGCCCGGCTGGCAAGCACGGCTCCCACCGAGGAGGCCGAGGCGGAAGGGATCCAGATCGCTATCGTCGGGCGGCCCAACGTGGGCAAGTCCTCGCTCCTGAACTGCATCCTGGGAGAGGAACGGGTCATCGTCAGCGACATACCCGGAACCACGCGCGACGCCATCGACACCCAGGTTTCCTTCCAGGGCCAGACTCTCACCCTGATAGACACAGCGGGCATACGCCGCCGAGGCAAGGTCGAGCCCGGCATCGAGAAGTACAGCGTCCTCCGAGCCCTGCGCGCTGTCGAGCGGGCCGACGTGGCCTTGCTGCTGCTGGACGCCACCCAGATGGTCACCGCTCAGGATGCTCACGTGGCGGGGTACATCTTGGAGGCCCGCAAGAGCGTGGTCGTAGTAGTCAACAAGTGGGATCTGGCCCCCGCGGGAGAGCAGGCGCGCGCCGATGCTCTACGACAGATTCGGGCCGAGCTTCGCTTCCTCGACTATGCACCCGTTCACTTTGCCTCCGCCCTGACCGGCAAGGGTGTCTTCCAGGCACTGGCGACGGCCGTGGAGGTCTACCAGCAACGGCACCAGCGCGTGCCCACGGCTGCCCTCAACCGGCTCATCCGGGAGGCCGTTACCCGCATCAACCCCCCGTCCAAGGGAGGGCGGCGCCTGCGTATCTACTACGCCACCCAGGCGGACGTGGACCCGCCCACCTTCGTGCTCTTCGTGAACGACCGCCGCCTGGCACATTTTGGCTTCACCCGCTTCATCGAGAACCGCATCCGGGAGCAGTACCCCTTCACTGGCACTCCCATAGTTATCGAGTACCGGCATGACGAGCGAAAAGAGAACCGGTGA
- a CDS encoding HAD-IIA family hydrolase — protein MPQSSHTSPLQRVKGWIIDMDGVLYRDTEPIPGARELLAAFSEEGVPFLLLTNNSALTPGQYARKISAMGITVPEEQILTSALATAAYLDENAEPGSPVYVIGSDGLLQALRRSRVRITEDYREARYVTVGLNRKLTFQHLQDATLAIRRGAQFIGTNPDRTLPTPAGEIPGNGAILAALQAATDVEPLVIGKPQPGIFDWARSQLGLPAQEVACLGDRLETDVLGGHRAGLVTVFVLSGVSTEEDLAGFAPKPDAVFADSFDLLRAWKAR, from the coding sequence TTGCCTCAGTCGTCTCACACCTCCCCGCTGCAGCGCGTCAAAGGCTGGATCATAGACATGGACGGGGTCCTGTACCGCGACACCGAGCCCATCCCCGGAGCTCGCGAGTTGTTGGCCGCCTTCTCGGAGGAGGGCGTGCCCTTCCTGCTGCTCACCAACAACTCGGCGCTTACGCCAGGCCAGTACGCCCGGAAGATCTCCGCCATGGGCATTACCGTGCCCGAGGAGCAGATTCTCACCTCTGCCTTGGCCACCGCCGCCTACCTGGACGAGAACGCCGAACCAGGCTCGCCCGTATACGTGATCGGGTCCGACGGCCTGCTCCAGGCCCTGCGGCGAAGCCGGGTACGGATCACCGAGGACTACCGGGAGGCCCGCTACGTGACCGTCGGGCTCAACCGGAAGCTAACCTTCCAGCACCTCCAGGATGCGACCCTGGCGATTCGCCGGGGCGCTCAGTTCATAGGCACCAACCCCGACCGCACCTTGCCCACCCCGGCAGGCGAGATCCCGGGCAACGGCGCCATACTGGCCGCCCTTCAGGCGGCCACGGACGTCGAACCGCTGGTCATCGGCAAGCCCCAGCCGGGCATCTTCGACTGGGCTCGCTCCCAGCTCGGCCTTCCCGCCCAGGAGGTCGCCTGCCTGGGAGACCGTCTCGAGACTGACGTGTTGGGAGGCCACCGCGCCGGGCTGGTGACCGTATTCGTGCTCTCGGGCGTGAGCACCGAAGAGGACCTGGCCGGTTTCGCACCCAAGCCTGACGCCGTGTTTGCCGATTCCTTCGATCTCTTGCGCGCGTGGAAGGCCCGGTGA
- a CDS encoding zinc-dependent alcohol dehydrogenase family protein, translating into MRAVVIDGLGEISVREVPFPAPGPNEVTIKVEACGLCGTDAHIYHGEFLSSYPIIPGHEFAGTVAEVGDAVTDWEAGARVAVDPSVFCHDCFFCKSDRGNHCLRWNGVGVTRAGGLAEYVAVPGANLYRIDESLTFEQGAFIEPISCVVYGLRRLKPQAGDQALVFGAGPIGLLHTQLLARGGTSAVTVVDLEEDRLEQALKLGARHTVRAGPEQDATLKRLAPLGFDLVVDATGVPQVVESTFRYVMPTGKIMFFGVCPKEATIQVSPFDVYQRDLEIYGSFALRYTFYYARDLLTNGAVQVEPLISHRVGLEDAAAAIADPGRFPGRMKMMVHPVD; encoded by the coding sequence GTGAGAGCGGTGGTCATTGACGGCTTGGGCGAGATTTCGGTGCGGGAGGTGCCGTTCCCGGCACCCGGCCCCAATGAGGTTACGATCAAGGTAGAGGCCTGTGGCCTCTGTGGAACCGACGCTCACATCTATCATGGTGAGTTCCTGTCCTCGTATCCCATCATTCCTGGGCATGAGTTCGCGGGCACCGTTGCCGAGGTGGGCGACGCGGTGACGGATTGGGAGGCAGGAGCGCGCGTGGCGGTGGATCCCAGCGTCTTCTGCCACGACTGCTTCTTCTGCAAGAGTGACCGCGGCAATCACTGCCTCAGGTGGAACGGGGTCGGGGTCACCCGAGCCGGAGGCCTGGCCGAGTACGTGGCCGTGCCCGGCGCCAACCTCTACCGGATAGATGAGTCGTTGACCTTTGAGCAAGGGGCGTTCATCGAGCCGATCTCGTGCGTGGTCTATGGGCTTCGGCGCCTGAAGCCGCAGGCGGGCGATCAGGCGCTGGTCTTTGGGGCCGGGCCCATCGGTCTGCTGCACACACAACTCCTGGCGCGCGGTGGCACGAGCGCGGTGACGGTGGTGGATCTGGAGGAGGACCGGCTTGAGCAGGCGCTGAAGCTGGGCGCGCGGCACACCGTCCGGGCCGGGCCTGAACAAGATGCTACGCTCAAGCGGCTGGCTCCGCTGGGCTTCGACCTAGTGGTGGATGCAACCGGTGTGCCACAGGTGGTGGAAAGCACCTTCAGGTACGTGATGCCTACCGGGAAGATCATGTTCTTCGGCGTGTGCCCCAAGGAGGCCACCATCCAGGTATCGCCTTTCGACGTGTATCAGCGGGATCTCGAGATCTACGGTAGCTTTGCCCTGCGCTATACCTTCTACTACGCCCGCGACCTGTTGACCAATGGCGCGGTGCAGGTCGAGCCGCTGATATCGCACCGGGTGGGCCTGGAGGATGCCGCCGCCGCTATCGCTGACCCCGGCCGGTTCCCGGGACGAATGAAGATGATGGTTCACCCGGTTGACTAA
- the rlmN gene encoding 23S rRNA (adenine(2503)-C(2))-methyltransferase RlmN, which translates to MILPDQGTRPSDSQTGHPASFYDLSQEELQPVLRDLRAPQYRVRQVWSWAYRHLVSDFEAMTNLPAALRRELARRYTLRPAELVDSTADQASRTRKDLLRLLDGETIETVLMEEPHGHTVCVSTQVGCPMRCTICATGRAGFRRNLTAGEIVYQVVHFGRLLAPRALRVTNVVFMGMGEPLLNYDATLLAIARLADPSGLSISPQRITVSTVGFPDRIVSLASQPYPVRLAISLHGADEETRRGLMPLAGDVPLPQLISACQTYARVRRQRITFEYVMVAGVNDSVEHARRLVSLIGALPAHVNLIPLNPVPGCDLRPSSPDAIEHFRNVLRRSRIPCTVRYSRGVRIRAGCGQLRSQASGRAKRKENLPRRPGTRPKRE; encoded by the coding sequence GTGATCCTGCCTGACCAGGGCACACGACCGAGCGACAGCCAGACCGGGCATCCGGCCAGTTTCTACGATCTGTCCCAGGAAGAACTGCAACCGGTACTCAGGGATCTGCGAGCGCCCCAGTATCGCGTCCGCCAGGTGTGGAGCTGGGCCTACCGGCACCTGGTGTCCGACTTCGAAGCCATGACCAACCTCCCGGCTGCCCTTCGACGGGAGCTGGCCCGGCGTTACACCCTCAGGCCTGCCGAGCTGGTGGACTCCACGGCGGATCAGGCTTCGCGCACCCGCAAGGACTTGCTTCGCCTGCTTGACGGAGAGACCATCGAGACGGTGCTGATGGAGGAGCCTCACGGACATACCGTGTGCGTCTCTACCCAAGTGGGCTGCCCGATGCGCTGCACCATATGCGCCACGGGTCGGGCCGGGTTCCGCCGCAACCTCACTGCCGGCGAGATCGTGTACCAGGTGGTGCACTTCGGTCGGCTCCTGGCCCCGCGCGCGCTCCGGGTCACCAATGTGGTGTTCATGGGCATGGGCGAGCCCCTGCTCAACTACGACGCTACGCTGCTGGCCATCGCTCGGCTGGCCGACCCTTCCGGCCTCTCCATCAGCCCCCAACGCATCACTGTGTCCACCGTCGGCTTCCCCGACCGCATCGTGAGCCTGGCCAGCCAGCCCTATCCGGTGAGGCTGGCCATCTCCCTGCACGGGGCTGACGAGGAGACGCGGCGGGGGCTGATGCCGCTGGCTGGGGACGTACCGCTCCCCCAGCTGATCTCAGCCTGTCAGACCTACGCCCGAGTGCGGCGCCAGCGGATCACTTTCGAGTACGTCATGGTGGCCGGAGTCAACGACTCCGTCGAGCACGCTCGTCGGTTGGTCTCCCTCATCGGGGCGCTTCCCGCCCACGTCAACCTGATTCCCCTGAACCCTGTGCCGGGGTGCGACCTGCGGCCATCTTCACCGGACGCCATCGAGCACTTTCGCAATGTGCTGCGGCGGTCTAGAATACCTTGTACTGTTCGCTATAGCCGCGGGGTCCGCATCCGGGCCGGCTGCGGCCAGCTTCGCTCGCAAGCCAGTGGCAGAGCCAAGAGAAAGGAGAACCTGCCGCGTCGTCCTGGAACACGGCCCAAACGGGAGTAG